Proteins encoded within one genomic window of Triticum aestivum cultivar Chinese Spring chromosome 2D, IWGSC CS RefSeq v2.1, whole genome shotgun sequence:
- the LOC123053038 gene encoding tyrosine--tRNA ligase, cytoplasmic, whose translation MGLWITWALPPPSDKIPAPRFAAETNRRRQLKPESATTMMAAARMAFASSCRVHLLLPSSPSTPIFARTRVGCRGIAKSISFLAPLSAARSAALFCSCSSPSSDAVVAPAPTQAVVEEKKPAPAAGEEEKGEVPVGELAGLLDIRVGRVVKAWLHPEADTLYVEEVDVGEEQPRTICSGLVKYLPLDQLQDSNVIVLANLKPRNMRGIKSNGMLMCASDASHENVELLTPPEGSVPGERVWFGSEDEKSIQSEPATGNQVQKKKIWESVQPHLKTTDNCVAVLGEQPMRTSAGMVFCKSLQGASVS comes from the exons ATGGGCCTGTGGATCACTTGGGCCCTTCCTCCCCCATCGGATAAAATCCCAGCGCCTCGCTTTGCGGCGGAGACGAACCGCCGGCGGCAGCTGAAGCCTGAGAGCGCCACGACGATGATGGCCGCAGCGAGAATGGCCTTCGCATCAAGCTGTcgcgtccacctcctcctcccttcctcGCCTTCAACCCCCATCTTCGCCAGGACCCGAGTTGGCTGCAGGGGCATAGCCAAATCCATCTCGTTCTTGGCTCCGTTATCGGCTGCGAGATCCGCCGCCCTCTTCTGCTCTTGCTCCTCGCCTTCCTCCGACGCCGTCGTCGCACCGGCACCTACGCAGGCGGTTGTAGAGGAGAAGAAGCCGGCGCCCGCGGCTGGGGAGGAGGAGAAAGGCGAGGTTCCGGTGGGCGAGCTCGCTGGCCTCCTGGACATCCGGGTTGGGCGGGTCGTGAAGGCGTGGCTGCACCCAGAGGCGGACACTCTGTACGTGGAGGAGGTCGACGTCGGCGAGGAGCAACCGCGCACCATCTGCAGCGGCCTCGTCAAGTACCTACCCCTCGACCAACTCCAG GACAGCAATGTCATTGTTCTTGCTAACCTGAAACCAAGAAACATGCGCGGCATCAAGTCTAATGGCATGCTTATGTGTGCCTCTGATGCTTCTCACGAGAATGTTGAGTTGCTCACCCCTCCAGAAGGTTCTGTTCCCGGTGAAAGGGTATGGTTTGGATCTGAAGATGAAAAGAGTATTCAATCAGAACCTGCAACAGGAAACCAG GTTCAAAAGAAAAAGATTTGGGAATCTGTTCAGCCTCACCTTAAGACAACGGATAACTGCGTAGCAGTTCTTGGTGAGCAACCAATGCGCACCTCAGCAGGCATGGTTTTCTGCAAATCATTGCAGGGTGCAAGCGTGTCATAA